A window of Streptomyces sp. DG1A-41 contains these coding sequences:
- the pepN gene encoding aminopeptidase N — protein MPGTNLTREEAQQRAKLLAVDSYEIELDLSGAQEGGTYRSVTTVRFDVAENGAESFIDLVAPAVHEVTLNGDSLDPAEVFADSRIALRGLLEGRNILRVVADCAYTNTGEGLHRFVDPVDDQAYLYTQFEVPDARRVFASFEQPDLKATFQFTVKAPEGWTVVSNSPTPEPRDSVWVFEPTPRISTYITALIVGPYHSVHSVYEKDGQSVPLGIYCRPSLAEYLDSDAIFEVTRQGFEWFQEKFDYAYPFKKYDQLFVPEFNAGAMENAGAVTIRDQYVFRSKVTDAAYETRAETILHELAHMWFGDLVTMEWWNDLWLNESFATYTSIACQAHAPGSRWPHAWTTFANSMKTWAYRQDQLPSTHPIMAEIRDLDDVLVNFDGITYAKGASVLKQLVAYVGMDEFFRGVQAYFKRHAYGNTRLSDLLGALEETSGRDLKTWSEKWLEAAGINILRPEIETDADGVVTSFAIRQEAPALPAGAKGEPTLRPHRIAVGLYELDDDSGKLVRDERIELDVDGERTPVPQLVGKRRPAVILLNDDDLSYAKVRLDEQSLAFVTEHLGDFESSLPRALSWASAWDMTRDAELAARDYLSLVLSGIGKESDIGVVQSLHRQVKLAIDLYADPAAREALLARWTDATLAHLRAAAPGSDHQLAWARAFAATARTPEQLDLLDSLLDGSKTIEGLVVDTELRWAFVQRLAAVGRFDETEIAGEYDRDRTAAGERHAATARAARPTPEAKAEAWASVVDSDKLPNAVQEAVIAGFVQTDQRELLAPYADRYFEVVKDIWESRSHEMAQQIAVGLYPTVQVSQETLDKTDAWLASAEPNAALRRLVSESRAGVERALRAQRADAAAE, from the coding sequence GTGCCTGGCACAAACCTGACCCGCGAGGAGGCGCAGCAGCGGGCGAAGCTGCTCGCCGTTGACTCGTACGAGATCGAACTCGACCTCTCCGGCGCGCAGGAGGGCGGCACCTACCGGTCCGTGACCACGGTGCGCTTCGACGTCGCGGAGAACGGGGCGGAGTCGTTCATCGACCTGGTGGCCCCGGCCGTGCACGAGGTGACCCTCAACGGGGACTCCCTCGACCCCGCCGAGGTCTTCGCCGACTCCCGGATCGCCCTGCGCGGCCTGCTGGAGGGCCGCAACATCCTCCGGGTGGTCGCCGACTGCGCGTACACCAACACCGGTGAGGGCCTGCACCGTTTCGTCGACCCGGTCGACGACCAGGCCTACCTCTACACCCAGTTCGAGGTGCCGGACGCCCGCCGGGTGTTCGCGAGCTTCGAGCAGCCGGACCTGAAGGCGACCTTCCAGTTCACCGTGAAGGCGCCCGAGGGCTGGACCGTCGTCTCCAACTCACCCACGCCCGAACCCCGTGACAGCGTCTGGGTCTTCGAGCCGACGCCGCGCATCTCGACGTACATCACGGCGCTCATCGTCGGCCCGTACCACTCGGTGCACAGCGTGTACGAGAAGGACGGCCAGTCCGTCCCGCTGGGCATCTACTGCCGCCCCTCGCTCGCCGAGTACCTCGACTCGGACGCGATCTTCGAGGTGACCCGGCAGGGCTTCGAGTGGTTCCAGGAGAAGTTCGACTACGCGTACCCGTTCAAGAAGTACGACCAGCTGTTCGTGCCGGAGTTCAACGCGGGCGCGATGGAGAACGCGGGCGCGGTGACCATCCGCGACCAGTACGTGTTCCGGTCGAAGGTGACGGACGCGGCGTACGAGACGCGCGCGGAGACCATCCTGCACGAGCTGGCCCACATGTGGTTCGGCGACCTGGTCACCATGGAGTGGTGGAACGACCTGTGGCTGAACGAGTCGTTCGCCACGTACACCTCCATCGCCTGCCAGGCGCACGCGCCCGGGAGCCGGTGGCCGCACGCGTGGACCACCTTCGCCAACTCCATGAAGACCTGGGCCTACCGGCAGGACCAGCTGCCGTCCACCCACCCGATCATGGCCGAGATCCGGGACCTGGACGACGTCCTGGTCAACTTCGACGGCATCACGTACGCCAAGGGCGCCAGCGTCCTGAAGCAGCTCGTCGCCTATGTCGGCATGGACGAGTTCTTCCGGGGCGTGCAGGCCTACTTCAAGCGCCACGCCTACGGCAACACGCGCCTGTCCGACCTGCTGGGCGCCCTGGAGGAGACCTCCGGCCGCGATCTGAAGACATGGTCGGAGAAGTGGCTCGAGGCGGCCGGCATCAACATCCTGCGCCCGGAGATCGAGACGGACGCGGACGGTGTCGTCACCTCCTTCGCCATCCGCCAGGAAGCCCCGGCCCTGCCCGCCGGCGCGAAGGGCGAGCCGACGCTGCGCCCGCACCGGATCGCCGTCGGCCTGTACGAACTCGACGACGACAGCGGCAAGCTGGTCCGCGACGAGCGGATCGAGCTGGACGTGGACGGCGAGCGGACGCCCGTACCGCAGCTGGTGGGCAAGCGCCGCCCGGCCGTGATCCTGCTCAACGACGACGACCTGTCCTACGCGAAGGTCCGCCTGGACGAGCAGTCCCTGGCCTTCGTGACGGAACACCTCGGCGACTTCGAGTCCTCCCTTCCCCGCGCCCTGTCCTGGGCGTCGGCCTGGGACATGACCCGCGACGCCGAGCTGGCGGCCCGCGACTACCTCTCGCTGGTGCTGTCCGGCATCGGCAAGGAGTCCGACATCGGCGTCGTGCAGTCGCTGCACCGCCAGGTGAAGCTGGCGATCGACCTGTACGCCGACCCGGCCGCCCGCGAGGCGCTGCTGGCCCGCTGGACCGACGCGACGCTGGCCCATCTGCGGGCGGCGGCGCCGGGCAGCGACCACCAGCTGGCGTGGGCGCGCGCGTTCGCCGCGACGGCCCGCACGCCCGAGCAGCTGGACCTGCTGGACTCCCTGCTGGACGGCTCGAAGACCATCGAGGGCCTGGTCGTCGACACGGAGCTGCGGTGGGCGTTCGTACAGCGGCTCGCGGCGGTCGGCCGGTTCGACGAGACGGAGATCGCGGGCGAGTACGACCGTGACCGTACGGCCGCCGGTGAGCGCCACGCCGCCACGGCCCGCGCCGCCCGCCCGACCCCGGAGGCCAAGGCGGAGGCGTGGGCGTCGGTCGTCGACTCCGACAAGCTGCCGAACGCCGTGCAGGAGGCGGTCATCGCCGGCTTCGTCCAGACCGACCAGCGCGAGCTGCTCGCCCCGTACGCGGACCGCTACTTCGAGGTGGTCAAGGACATCTGGGAGTCCCGCTCCCACGAGATGGCCCAGCAGATCGCCGTCGGCCTCTACCCGACGGTCCAGGTATCCCAGGAGACCCTGGACAAGACGGACGCCTGGCTGGCCTCCGCCGAGCCGAACGCGGCCCTGCGGCGGCTGGTATCGGAGTCGCGGGCGGGCGTGGAGCGCGCACTGAGGGCTCAGCGGGCGGACGCGGCGGCTGAGTAG
- a CDS encoding ArsR family transcriptional regulator, translating into MGPVLLALADGNRRRVVAELAARPDEERLCASFDLPVSKSSRTHHWRVLREAGLVYQRDAGNRLYMRLRKEDLDRRFPGLVQAVIDADRDPR; encoded by the coding sequence GTGGGGCCGGTCCTTCTGGCGCTCGCCGACGGGAACCGGCGTCGGGTCGTGGCCGAACTCGCCGCACGGCCGGACGAGGAGCGGCTGTGCGCCTCCTTCGACCTGCCGGTCAGCAAGTCCAGCCGCACCCATCACTGGCGCGTGCTGCGCGAGGCAGGTCTGGTGTACCAGCGCGACGCCGGGAACAGGCTGTACATGCGCCTCCGCAAGGAGGACCTGGACCGCAGGTTCCCCGGCCTGGTCCAGGCCGTCATCGACGCGGACCGGGACCCGCGCTGA
- a CDS encoding EamA family transporter: protein MATSRPALIALTALAPVSWGTTYAVTTEFLPPDRPLFTGLMRALPAGLLLLALARVLPRGAWWWKSGVLGALNIGAFFPLLFLSAYRLPGGMAAVVGSVGPLFVVGLSALLLGQRPSPRMVLTGFAAASGVSLVVLQAAGALDVLGVLAAFASTASMSTGTVLTKRWGRPEGVGPLALAGWQLTAGGLLIAPFAVLVEGPPPALDGRAVGGYLYLAVANTAIAYWLWFRGIGRLTATQVTFLGPLSPLTAAVVGWAALGQVLTPVQLAGMALAFGATVAGQITPRRKAAAVRTSAVSRAVRPSSSRRRRGPEAYVSAGPGPRR from the coding sequence ATGGCCACCTCCCGCCCGGCTCTCATCGCCCTCACCGCCCTCGCCCCCGTCTCCTGGGGCACCACCTACGCCGTCACCACCGAGTTCCTCCCGCCCGACCGCCCCCTGTTCACCGGCCTCATGCGCGCCCTGCCCGCCGGCCTGCTCCTGCTCGCCCTCGCCCGGGTGCTGCCGCGCGGTGCCTGGTGGTGGAAGTCGGGGGTGCTCGGCGCTCTGAACATCGGCGCCTTCTTCCCGCTGCTGTTCCTCTCCGCGTACCGGCTGCCGGGCGGCATGGCGGCGGTCGTCGGCTCGGTCGGGCCGCTGTTCGTGGTCGGCCTCTCGGCCCTGCTGCTGGGGCAGCGGCCGTCGCCGCGCATGGTGCTCACCGGGTTCGCGGCCGCGTCCGGCGTCAGTCTGGTCGTGCTCCAGGCGGCCGGGGCGCTGGACGTGCTGGGCGTGCTTGCGGCCTTCGCCTCCACCGCTTCCATGTCCACCGGCACCGTGCTCACCAAGCGGTGGGGGCGCCCCGAGGGCGTCGGTCCGCTCGCCCTCGCCGGCTGGCAGCTGACCGCGGGCGGCCTGCTCATCGCGCCCTTCGCCGTCCTCGTCGAGGGCCCGCCGCCGGCGCTGGACGGCCGGGCGGTCGGCGGCTACCTCTACCTCGCCGTCGCGAACACGGCGATCGCCTACTGGCTGTGGTTCCGCGGCATCGGCCGCCTCACCGCCACCCAGGTCACCTTCCTCGGCCCGCTCTCCCCGCTGACCGCGGCCGTCGTCGGCTGGGCGGCGCTCGGCCAGGTGCTGACGCCGGTGCAACTGGCGGGCATGGCGCTGGCGTTCGGGGCGACGGTGGCGGGGCAGATCACGCCCCGGCGGAAGGCGGCAGCCGTGCGCACCTCCGCTGTCAGCCGGGCGGTACGACCTTCCTCTTCCCGGCGCCGCCGCGGGCCCGAGGCGTACGTCAGCGCGGGTCCCGGTCCGCGTCGATGA
- a CDS encoding FAD-dependent monooxygenase, whose product MSDTPRTVIVVGSGPTGLLLAGDLATAGVPVTVVEKRPHGISNLSRAFVLHARTLEQFDARGLADELDAMGRRLDRFRLYGRLGLDLATLPSRFNHLLVLPQYEVEKALGRRAREAGAQFRYETEVTGLTQDAEGVTVEVRGPGGGPEALRAAYVVGADGMRSTVRNAIGLPFPGRSVIRSVMLADVRVTEEPGELLTFDAVGDAFAFLVPFGDGYHRVVCWDRGREIPDDAPVELDEIRETTRRALGRDFGMHDPRWMSRFHSDERQAPAYRVGRVFLAGDAAHVHTPAGAQGMNTGLQDAANLSWKLAAVLKGHAADPLLDTYQAERHPIGRTVLRSSGGIVRAAMARRPWTIALRTAFAAFLDTVGPARRKALGQVTGIGYRYPAPRGSHRFTGLRVPDVALAGGGRLHEAMRGGRFVLITPEPYKAGAGREDRLAVEHWASDRRTTVLVRPDGYAAWAADAAALRAIEAAVAAHVG is encoded by the coding sequence ATGAGCGACACCCCCCGCACCGTGATCGTCGTCGGCTCCGGCCCCACCGGCCTTCTCCTGGCCGGTGACCTGGCCACCGCCGGTGTCCCCGTCACCGTCGTCGAGAAGCGCCCGCACGGGATCAGCAACCTCTCCCGCGCGTTCGTCCTGCACGCCCGCACGCTGGAGCAGTTCGACGCCCGAGGGCTGGCCGACGAACTGGACGCCATGGGCCGGCGGCTCGACCGGTTCCGCCTCTACGGCCGCCTCGGCCTCGACCTCGCCACGCTCCCCTCCCGCTTCAACCACCTCCTCGTCCTTCCGCAGTACGAGGTGGAGAAGGCCCTGGGGCGGCGGGCGCGGGAGGCCGGGGCGCAGTTCCGGTACGAGACCGAGGTGACCGGGCTGACGCAGGACGCGGAGGGTGTGACGGTCGAGGTCCGCGGACCCGGCGGCGGCCCGGAGGCGCTGCGCGCGGCGTACGTCGTCGGCGCCGACGGGATGCGCAGCACGGTGCGGAACGCGATCGGGCTGCCGTTCCCCGGCCGTTCGGTGATCCGCTCCGTCATGCTCGCGGACGTACGGGTGACCGAGGAGCCCGGGGAACTGCTCACCTTCGACGCCGTCGGCGACGCCTTCGCCTTCCTCGTCCCCTTCGGCGACGGCTACCACCGCGTCGTCTGCTGGGACCGCGGCCGCGAGATTCCCGACGACGCGCCGGTCGAGCTCGACGAGATCAGGGAGACCACCCGGCGCGCCCTCGGCCGTGACTTCGGCATGCACGACCCCCGCTGGATGTCCCGCTTCCACAGCGACGAACGGCAGGCGCCCGCCTACCGTGTCGGCCGCGTCTTCCTCGCCGGGGACGCCGCGCACGTCCACACCCCGGCCGGCGCCCAGGGCATGAACACCGGCCTCCAGGACGCGGCCAACCTGAGCTGGAAGCTGGCCGCCGTCCTCAAGGGACACGCGGCCGACCCGCTCCTCGACACCTACCAGGCCGAACGTCACCCCATCGGCAGGACGGTGCTGCGCAGCAGCGGTGGCATCGTGCGTGCCGCCATGGCCAGGCGGCCCTGGACGATCGCCCTGCGCACCGCCTTCGCCGCCTTCCTCGACACCGTCGGCCCGGCCCGGCGCAAGGCGCTCGGCCAGGTCACGGGCATCGGCTACCGCTACCCCGCTCCCCGCGGCTCCCACCGCTTCACCGGCCTCCGTGTCCCGGACGTCGCCCTGGCCGGAGGCGGTCGCCTGCACGAGGCGATGCGAGGCGGCCGCTTCGTGCTGATCACCCCGGAGCCGTACAAGGCCGGGGCCGGCCGTGAGGACCGGCTGGCCGTGGAGCACTGGGCGAGCGACCGCCGTACGACGGTGCTGGTACGGCCCGACGGGTACGCGGCGTGGGCGGCCGACGCGGCGGCCCTCCGGGCGATCGAGGCGGCCGTCGCCGCCCATGTGGGGTAG
- a CDS encoding TetR family transcriptional regulator: protein MPDSKRTTPSRRSDATRAAILHAARERFAADGYERATIRTIARDADIDPSMVMRYYGSKEGLFAAAVAVDLKLPDLDPLPRDEVGSALVTHFLAMWEENEVLTALLRVGATSQAGAERMQGIFRDQLLPVARQVCPDPEQVPVRAALTSTQLLGLALTRYVLRLPPTVALSRQEIVAWLAPTVQRYLTAPHP, encoded by the coding sequence ATGCCCGACAGCAAGCGCACGACCCCCTCCAGACGCTCCGACGCCACCCGCGCCGCCATCCTCCACGCCGCCCGCGAGCGCTTCGCCGCCGACGGCTACGAGCGCGCCACCATCCGCACCATCGCGCGGGACGCGGACATCGACCCGTCCATGGTGATGCGGTACTACGGCAGCAAGGAGGGCCTGTTCGCGGCCGCCGTCGCCGTCGATCTGAAGCTGCCCGACCTGGACCCGCTGCCCCGGGACGAGGTCGGGTCCGCCCTCGTGACCCACTTCCTCGCCATGTGGGAGGAGAACGAGGTGCTCACGGCTCTGCTCCGGGTCGGTGCCACCAGCCAGGCCGGGGCCGAGCGCATGCAGGGCATCTTCCGGGACCAGCTGCTTCCGGTCGCCCGCCAGGTGTGCCCCGACCCCGAGCAGGTCCCGGTGCGGGCCGCGCTCACCTCCACGCAGCTGCTCGGGCTGGCGCTCACCCGCTACGTCCTGCGCCTCCCGCCGACCGTGGCGCTCAGCCGCCAGGAGATCGTGGCGTGGCTGGCGCCGACGGTGCAGCGCTACCTGACGGCACCACATCCCTGA
- the malQ gene encoding 4-alpha-glucanotransferase, producing the protein MTAPRPAEPPSEDLSRLAELHGVATSYSPSPDRTVAASATAVTLTLAALGVDASTPGAVRAALAARERHLGARLLPPTLVGWGTSPPAALAALPEGSRLRIETEQGETLASAEHLPPGVHRLTATVPDGRTATAHLVNAPARLPSPAGRSYGLLVQLYSLLSHRSWGMGDLGDLAELAGWAGRSLGAGFVQVNPLHAAVPGAPTDPSPYRPSSRRFPDPVHLRIEDVPECAYVEDRERLRALLERSGRLREAVLERGALIDRDAVWELKREALELLCEVPLGPGRRAAYCDFLAEQGQALEDHATWCALAEVHGSDWHRWPTGLRDPRSAETVRARNGLLDRVDFWSRLAWLTDTQLTAAQRAGREAGMPVGIVHDLAVGVHPGGADAWAQQEYFAAGMSVGAPPDAFNARGQDWGLPPWRPDRLAESGYAPFRELLRALFRYAGALRIDHVMGLFRLWWVPQGRPPTEGTYVRYDAEAMLAVLVLEASRAGALVIGEDLGTVEPGVREALRERGVLGTSVLWFERDWEGDGRPLPPDRWRADCLATATTHDLPSTAARLTGEHVELRDSLGLLTRPLEEERAEAAADTAEWLALLTHLGLLHGTGGTDASSEEAEIQAVHRFLRRTPARMVGVWLPDGVGDRRPQNLPGTWDQYPNWRLPIADARGRPVTLEQLAASPRLHALIEVLRQPDGAPQG; encoded by the coding sequence ATGACCGCACCCCGGCCGGCCGAACCGCCTTCCGAGGACCTGTCCCGCCTCGCCGAACTGCACGGCGTCGCCACTTCGTACAGCCCGTCCCCGGACCGTACGGTCGCGGCCTCGGCCACCGCGGTCACCCTCACCCTGGCCGCTCTCGGCGTGGACGCGAGCACGCCCGGCGCCGTCCGCGCCGCGCTCGCCGCCCGGGAGCGGCACCTGGGTGCGAGGCTGCTGCCGCCCACCCTGGTCGGCTGGGGCACCAGCCCCCCGGCCGCCCTGGCCGCGCTCCCCGAGGGAAGCCGGCTGCGCATCGAGACCGAGCAGGGCGAGACGCTCGCCTCGGCCGAGCACCTCCCACCCGGTGTCCACCGGCTGACCGCCACCGTCCCCGACGGCCGCACGGCCACCGCCCACTTGGTCAACGCCCCGGCCCGCCTGCCCAGCCCCGCCGGACGCTCCTACGGACTCCTCGTCCAGCTCTACTCCCTGCTGTCGCACCGTTCCTGGGGCATGGGCGACCTGGGCGACCTCGCCGAGCTGGCCGGCTGGGCCGGACGGTCGCTCGGCGCCGGATTCGTCCAGGTCAACCCGCTGCACGCGGCCGTGCCCGGAGCCCCCACCGACCCCTCCCCGTACCGCCCCTCCTCCCGCCGCTTCCCCGACCCCGTGCACCTGCGGATCGAGGACGTCCCCGAGTGCGCGTACGTCGAGGACCGCGAGCGGCTGCGCGCCCTGCTGGAAAGATCCGGCCGGCTGCGCGAAGCGGTGCTGGAGCGGGGCGCGCTGATCGACCGGGACGCCGTGTGGGAGCTCAAGCGGGAGGCGCTGGAGCTGCTGTGCGAGGTGCCGCTCGGCCCCGGCAGACGCGCCGCCTACTGCGACTTCCTCGCCGAGCAGGGCCAGGCCCTGGAGGACCACGCCACCTGGTGCGCGCTCGCCGAGGTGCACGGCTCGGACTGGCACCGCTGGCCGACCGGCCTGCGCGACCCGCGCTCGGCCGAGACCGTCCGGGCCCGCAACGGACTGCTGGACCGGGTGGACTTCTGGTCCCGGCTCGCCTGGCTCACCGACACCCAGCTGACCGCCGCGCAGCGCGCCGGGCGCGAGGCCGGGATGCCGGTCGGGATCGTGCACGACCTCGCGGTCGGCGTCCACCCCGGCGGCGCCGACGCCTGGGCCCAGCAGGAGTACTTCGCCGCCGGCATGTCGGTGGGCGCCCCGCCGGACGCCTTCAACGCCCGCGGCCAGGACTGGGGCCTGCCGCCCTGGCGCCCCGACCGCCTGGCCGAGTCGGGATACGCCCCGTTCCGCGAGCTGCTGCGCGCCCTGTTCCGCTACGCCGGAGCCCTGCGCATCGACCACGTCATGGGCCTGTTCCGCCTGTGGTGGGTACCGCAGGGCCGTCCGCCGACCGAGGGCACGTACGTCCGCTACGACGCCGAGGCCATGCTCGCCGTCCTCGTCCTGGAGGCCTCCCGGGCCGGGGCGCTGGTGATCGGCGAGGACCTGGGCACCGTCGAACCGGGCGTGCGCGAGGCGCTGCGCGAGCGCGGGGTGCTCGGCACGTCCGTGCTGTGGTTCGAACGCGACTGGGAGGGCGACGGCCGCCCGCTGCCCCCCGACCGCTGGCGCGCCGACTGCCTGGCCACCGCCACCACCCACGACCTGCCCTCCACCGCCGCCCGCCTCACCGGCGAGCACGTCGAACTCCGCGACAGCCTGGGCCTGCTGACCCGCCCGCTGGAGGAGGAACGCGCCGAGGCCGCCGCCGACACCGCCGAGTGGCTGGCCCTGCTCACCCACCTCGGTCTGCTGCACGGCACCGGCGGCACCGACGCCTCCTCGGAGGAGGCCGAGATCCAGGCCGTCCACCGCTTCCTGCGCCGTACCCCGGCCCGCATGGTCGGCGTCTGGCTCCCGGACGGAGTGGGCGACCGCCGTCCGCAGAACCTCCCGGGAACGTGGGACCAGTACCCGAACTGGCGCCTGCCGATCGCGGACGCGCGGGGACGTCCTGTCACTCTGGAGCAACTGGCGGCGTCGCCCCGGCTGCACGCACTCATCGAGGTTCTGCGACAGCCGGACGGCGCGCCGCAGGGATGA
- a CDS encoding beta-N-acetylglucosaminidase domain-containing protein encodes MGLRRGKRAAALAVAVVAGTLGTAPAGVAAPPFPGATATPAPDTAEPDLSVWPRPQLLRANGAPVPVTDEVALITDAQADPPPSSRLRSNRVDPHAVEALRELLRRAGARRVTDSAAPGALVVRARTEPVRRDDRRALPAGGYELSVGGDGVLLTGTGEDGLFHAVQTLRQLLRPDGTIAAAVVRDWPGTAVRGITEGFYGTPWTHRQRLGQLDFMGRTKQNRYLYAPGDDPYRQARWREPYPAGQRAEFRELAERARRNHVTLGWAVTPGQAMCFASDADVRALTRKLDAMWALGFRAFQLQFQDVSYSEWHCDADADRFGSGPRAAARAQARVANAVARHLAERHPGAAGLSLMPTEYYEEGTTDYRRALASTLDTAVEVAWTGVGVVPRTITGGELADAREAFRHPLVTMDNYPVNDYEPGRLFLGPYRGREPAVAAGSAALLANAMQQPEASRIPLFTAADYAWNPRAYRPGESWRAAITDLAGGDRRREEALAALAGNDASSVLGEEESAYLRPLTEAYWRARTAGGATASGPGADGDAARRLREAFTVLRELPRRLKGTALAPEVAPWSEQLARYGEAGTAALDMLDAQRAGDAAAAWTAYRALGALRDRLEPAPVKVGTDVLDPFLGRAQKAYTAWSGIDHEPPPSPGDPGDGRTLRFPHPRFLTVVTALTDPGTEGDVQVHVPGRGWRQAGRLAASGATEVRAGQRVDAVRVTGPASSRVRHLVPWFADSPAASLELTRDRVDAETGRTRRLTAGLGSLRPADARGRLTAEAPEGLRVRVPEAELAVPRGTKVEVPVEVTVERGAPNRSYDIRLGFAGATRTLTVRAFPPTGGPDLARTGTARSSGDETPDFPASAANDGDPDSRWSSPVDDGAWWQVELPRPARLGQVVLRWQDAHPSAYRIQVSPDGRRWRTAAAVRDGRGGRESVRMDERDVRFVRVQGEKRATPYGYSLWSVEAYAVTD; translated from the coding sequence GTGGGACTGCGGCGTGGGAAGCGGGCGGCGGCTCTCGCCGTCGCCGTCGTCGCCGGAACCCTCGGCACTGCGCCCGCCGGTGTGGCGGCCCCGCCCTTTCCGGGAGCGACCGCGACACCCGCCCCCGACACCGCCGAGCCGGACCTCTCCGTCTGGCCGCGCCCCCAGTTACTGCGCGCGAACGGCGCACCGGTCCCGGTCACCGACGAGGTCGCCCTGATCACGGACGCACAGGCCGACCCTCCCCCGAGTTCTCGGCTTCGCTCGAACAGGGTGGACCCCCATGCCGTCGAGGCCCTGCGCGAGTTGCTGCGGCGGGCCGGGGCCCGTCGGGTCACGGACTCCGCCGCTCCCGGGGCGCTGGTCGTGCGGGCGCGGACGGAACCCGTCCGCCGGGACGACCGCCGCGCCCTCCCCGCCGGGGGATACGAGCTGTCCGTGGGCGGGGACGGCGTCTTGCTCACCGGCACCGGCGAGGACGGCCTGTTCCACGCGGTCCAGACGCTGCGCCAGCTCCTGCGTCCCGACGGCACGATCGCCGCCGCCGTCGTACGCGACTGGCCGGGCACCGCGGTCCGCGGCATCACCGAGGGCTTCTACGGCACCCCGTGGACGCACCGGCAGCGGCTGGGGCAGCTCGACTTCATGGGGCGCACCAAGCAGAACCGTTACCTGTACGCCCCCGGTGACGACCCGTACCGGCAGGCACGCTGGCGTGAGCCGTACCCGGCGGGGCAGCGCGCCGAGTTCCGGGAGCTGGCCGAGCGGGCGCGCCGCAACCACGTCACGCTCGGCTGGGCGGTGACCCCGGGCCAGGCGATGTGCTTCGCGTCGGACGCCGACGTGCGCGCGCTGACGCGCAAGCTCGACGCGATGTGGGCGCTGGGCTTCCGGGCCTTCCAGCTCCAGTTCCAGGACGTCAGCTACAGCGAGTGGCACTGTGACGCGGACGCCGACCGGTTCGGCTCCGGCCCCCGGGCGGCCGCGCGGGCGCAGGCCCGGGTGGCGAACGCGGTGGCCCGGCACCTGGCGGAACGGCACCCCGGGGCGGCCGGTCTGTCGCTGATGCCGACCGAGTACTACGAGGAGGGCACGACCGACTACCGCCGGGCCCTGGCGAGCACGCTGGACACGGCTGTCGAGGTGGCCTGGACGGGCGTCGGGGTGGTGCCCCGCACCATCACGGGCGGTGAACTGGCCGACGCCCGGGAGGCGTTCCGGCATCCGCTGGTCACGATGGACAACTACCCGGTCAACGACTACGAGCCCGGCCGTCTCTTCCTCGGCCCCTACCGGGGCCGCGAGCCGGCCGTCGCCGCCGGCTCGGCCGCCCTGCTCGCCAACGCGATGCAGCAGCCCGAGGCGTCCCGCATCCCGCTGTTCACAGCCGCCGACTACGCCTGGAACCCGCGCGCCTACCGCCCCGGGGAGTCCTGGCGCGCCGCGATCACCGATCTGGCGGGCGGGGACCGGCGCCGTGAGGAGGCCCTGGCCGCGCTCGCCGGGAACGACGCGTCGTCGGTCCTCGGCGAGGAGGAGTCGGCGTATCTGCGTCCGCTGACCGAGGCGTACTGGCGGGCCCGTACGGCGGGCGGTGCCACAGCGAGTGGTCCCGGGGCGGACGGCGACGCCGCGCGGCGGCTGCGCGAGGCGTTCACCGTGCTGCGCGAGCTGCCCCGGCGGCTGAAGGGCACCGCCCTCGCCCCGGAGGTCGCCCCCTGGTCGGAGCAGCTGGCGCGCTACGGCGAGGCGGGCACGGCCGCTCTCGACATGCTGGACGCGCAGCGCGCCGGGGACGCGGCGGCGGCCTGGACGGCGTACCGCGCACTCGGCGCGCTGCGGGACCGGCTGGAGCCGGCACCGGTCAAGGTCGGCACGGACGTCCTGGACCCCTTTCTGGGTCGGGCGCAGAAGGCGTACACGGCCTGGTCGGGCATCGACCACGAGCCGCCCCCCAGCCCCGGCGACCCGGGCGACGGCCGCACCCTGCGCTTCCCGCACCCCCGGTTCCTGACGGTCGTGACGGCCCTCACCGACCCCGGCACCGAGGGTGACGTCCAGGTGCACGTACCGGGCCGGGGCTGGCGGCAGGCAGGCCGGCTGGCCGCTTCGGGCGCGACCGAGGTGCGGGCCGGGCAGCGGGTGGACGCCGTGCGGGTCACCGGTCCCGCGTCGTCCCGCGTACGCCACCTGGTCCCGTGGTTCGCGGACTCCCCCGCCGCCTCCCTGGAGCTGACGCGCGACCGCGTGGACGCCGAGACCGGCAGGACGCGGCGGCTGACGGCCGGGCTGGGCTCGCTGCGCCCCGCAGACGCCCGCGGCAGGCTCACCGCCGAGGCACCCGAGGGCCTACGGGTGCGGGTGCCCGAGGCCGAACTGGCCGTGCCGCGCGGCACGAAGGTGGAGGTCCCGGTCGAGGTGACCGTGGAGCGCGGTGCGCCGAACCGGTCCTACGACATCCGGCTGGGGTTCGCGGGAGCGACCCGCACGCTCACCGTCCGGGCCTTCCCGCCCACCGGCGGGCCCGACCTGGCCCGCACCGGCACCGCGCGTTCCTCGGGCGACGAGACGCCCGACTTTCCCGCGTCGGCGGCGAACGACGGCGACCCGGACAGCCGCTGGTCGTCCCCGGTCGACGACGGCGCCTGGTGGCAGGTCGAGCTGCCCCGCCCGGCGCGGCTCGGGCAGGTCGTGCTGCGCTGGCAGGACGCCCACCCGTCGGCGTACCGCATCCAGGTCTCGCCGGACGGCCGCCGCTGGCGCACGGCGGCCGCGGTACGGGACGGCCGGGGCGGCCGTGAGAGCGTCCGGATGGACGAACGCGACGTGCGCTTCGTACGGGTACAGGGCGAGAAGCGGGCCACGCCGTACGGGTACTCGCTGTGGTCGGTGGAGGCGTACGCCGTCACGGACTAG